The Stigmatopora argus isolate UIUO_Sarg chromosome 6, RoL_Sarg_1.0, whole genome shotgun sequence region TCCGGACACCACCCAACTCATCTGTCAGGCCCTTGTAACTATCGCTTGCCTTTCAGTGACTGTTAAAGGCTCAATGCAGAATTCATGCTCCTGTCGCAATGTCCACATCCATAACCAGAATGGGTAGGAGTGGTTACTTGCAGACATAGCTGTGTTTCACTCAACTGAAAACTGAGACTTTACGAGGCTGCCAGCAGAGGGTGTGTCCGCGTAATGCTGCTCAGTCAACACTTAAACCTGTTTGGCATTGCAACCAGTATTATTTATCTGCATGTGTGATGATTTGTGCACAGACATGTTATAATTCTTCACATGTAAGgttatttatatgtaaaaattAATCTTAAAGTCAAGAATTTGGTATTGATTGTTTAGAGTCAGCAGAAATGTTACTCATGTTTCTGTTCACAGTTCGTGTGAAACAACACCTGCATGCAAGAATGACAAATGATAGTGACTAAATCCTCGTCTGCCCATCTTTCATCTGTTATTGCAGTTGTGCCTAGCAACCACTGATTTGTCACTAAACAACGATCTCCTTAAAAATTCCAAATGTAATTTTCAGACAAGCAGAAAATGGATGTGTCAATGGCCCCCAAAACAAGAGTAAACAATACTATCAATATAatataatgataaatataaaaagaaaactacAAAAGAAAACTAAAAGATGAAACTGGAGAGGTTTGTGCATAACACGAGACTGGCATGTTTGAACAAGTGCGAGTAAATTGAATACTTTTCATCCGCTTACCACACCCAATCAGGCCCAACCCTTATGAGTGTCATTTTGATAGTAGTATGTATATAATTAACTTGACCTGCAGTCAGAAAGCAGGATATCGAGACATTGGGAAAAGGAAATGGCCGCAAAACCTACATGGAATTGCAATACATAGTGTCAAATCTGGCTATTGTGTAAATTAGTTTGTGTGTGGGGCCAGGTGTGTGGGGTGGGGGCAAAAAACATTGCTCTACTGATAATGAAAGTTGTCCAGTTACGCAGTAGCGCACTCTGCTGATGTTTTTTGTACTTTGTTTGAATGCCTGGTTTTTACAGAAAACTGGTATGATAATTGTGAAAGGAAATTTGCAGATGATACAGTActggttttcatttcaagcaAGATGCGTGGGGACTTTTGAAAGAAATAAAGAGCCATTGAGTGAATATTTCTGGCCTCACAATAATAGTTTTTCCCTGTGAGCAAATGTGGCCCCGTTCCAGTTCATTAGTTTTGTTGTAGGTTTACGCTGTTCTTGCAGGTCAAACTTCCACCCATCTCCTTTCCATCATTCTAATCCCCTTTGTTTTAAAATCTTAAGGTTATTTGCAGACTACAAAGTCCAATGACAAGAAACAACAAGACCTGCAATTAAATGCTCTTCGTCCATTCTATGTGCTTTGAATCTTAAAAGTATATGAACGACAAAGAAAGCAAAACCAGGCTGTGCATTGTGTTTGTTCAGAATGCGCCCTTTGCTAAAAAAGTAGgtgattttatttgatttgttgCCTGTGGTTATACTCATTTGTCGTTTAATCATGTCATTTCCTGGGCATTGAATCCACTGCAACTGGAATTTTCTGTTTGTCATTTTGTGTCGTGTCCGAGCAAActttatcagtttttgtgaagaGGCTTAGGGCACCACTTGCCAGAATGGTTGTGGAAAAGCTCCAAGTTGGAGCCACACCCCAACTACAAATGGTAACATGTTTATGGCTTAGAAAATGACAGTTAATGTCCCTTGTAGAGAGGCATCTGTTCCCTAATAGTCTTTCGGTGGGAACTCCCACATGAATACTCTGTTCAGATGTACAAAAGTAATAGTAATAAGCCAAAACAGCctgtatttttgcttttttcttgGAGGCAAAATCATGGAGGCTGTTTGCAATAGGCAGCATGGCTTGAAGAATACAGTATGCCACAGGCAAGGGGttgctctttgcttcttatcatattttgtatatactctgtggctctttgactctcacagtttaaaatgtaaaacttgtttgccacccctgccATAGGTTATCCCTCTATTTCAAGATGGGCCTTATCATATTCGCATTGATATTGTTTTTTCCTACTCTGCTAAAAAAATAGTGACACTTTGCTATACTTAATGTTGAAGGCAGCTATGTTTTTCCCCTAATCATGTGCTTTGGTTAACCACAGTTTAAGGGTTTCCGTCACATGCCATTTTTGTCTTAGGCAACTCAGGCAAAAGAATAAAGGCCCTCTGCACTAAAGTAATCTTATGGACAGTTAAGAACAGTCATAAAACCTTTTATTTTATACTTTCTAGCCAGGTCTGATTTCTCTTCATGCAGTTTAAGGATTCCCCATGGTCTGTCAAGATCCCCTCTCCTCTTTTAAGTCTCTACAAACTCCCATAATTTAATATCCTTTTCCAAACTGTATATGCAAAACACAAATGTATGTACTTTTGTCATCTTTCCATAGATTACAAAGCAAACAATGCAGTAAGGATCGATACAGCAGCTTATTCCCTTGACTAAACATAGTACTGAATAGAACTTTAGGCATACTATTTACTAGCCTTCCATCATCATTAGTGGCAACAGACAGTTGTGTTCACACACATTCCGAGGAGAAGGTTACAAGAAAGTGAATACCTTAAATGTTCCTGCCTTTGTGATTTACACACTGATCAAGTTTTGTAGCATGCTCTTCATCTCTGTGTGTCACATGAAAGATTAAGCCTCTGTGGATTATGCTAAAACAGGTTTTGTGATACTGTGTTTTTCAGCAATGACTGTCCCAAGCAAGAGTTCCAACGACACCATGAAGCAACCAACCACAGGTGTATGTAGTAATGTTTGtcatgaggggggaaaaaaactcccaTCTTAATGCAGTAAATGAAAcgcatttaaaataacaatgatttgagctcagttaaaaaaaatggttatgcAAACTTGCAGCTTTGCAATTCATATCTTCGGGTCTAATGATTTGATTGCCTTCATTATGAAATGCCCTGCAGCACAACTCTTGGATAGCAACTGGCATTCAAAACTTCACACCCATCCTTAACAAAGCATGGTACTTGGGTGGGGTGACTCCACTTACAGATCATAGTTTGGATGCATAACTAAAAGCCAAACAGGTCCAGTTCACAGGGAAAAGCTTTAGGTGCCGGTAGCAGTTCTGCTTAGATGCCCTGCAGGCACTTAACTACTTGTCAATCCGCATCAGGGACAAATAACTCATGATCATCCTTGAATGtccttgaatttttaaaaagcctgtAAAGGGTGGATTTAAATGCTTTAAATGGCTGAGGGAGGTGCAGCTGGCAAGTCTTGATTCAAACAGACCAAAGTGATCGTACAGCATGCGCCAGCAAATACTCAATATTATGCAAGTTTTTGGCTGTGTAACTAGGATCCAATTATCATGGCCTCAAAGAGTAGTACGAACCAGGCGTGCCATCAGTGCAAGCATGCACAGTCGGGTTTTCTGCAAATAATATTCCAGATCTATTTGAGCCAGTCATCCCTTGGTTTGGGTGCATGGAAAGTTTTCTTGGAGCAACAGCAGCgtcaaatatttgaaaaattgagaaaagtgCCATCATATATGTCAAAGCTGGGTATACACATCTTGGTTTGAATGACTCCATGCTAGATCTATTATCAGCATGGTGGGTAAATTCAATAATGAATgtgtgtgtcagcctcacagctctggagccctgggttcaagtccaggtgggtccacctgtgtggagtttgcatgttctccccgggccagcgtgggtttcctccgggtacttcggttctcctcccacattccaaaaaacgtgcttggtaggctgattggacactataaattgcccttaggtatgggtgtgagtgtgcatggttgtccgtctacttgtgccctgcgatggattggccatcgattcaggatgccccccgcctctggcctggagacagccgggattggctccagcgcccccccatgaccctaatgaggatagagcggttaagaaaatgagatgagatgagcacTCACCGTGTTGCGTGATCCAATAATTGTACAATATTTTTGGCTGCGAAAGCCCCGatgagtctaatttgtgcagtGCAGTTTTACAACATTATCTGCAGGCACTCAAAATCTGCAAAGATAAGTGAAAATGTCATTAAGGCTCGAACCTTTGTGGTGCTCGGATAGTTTGGGGAGTCAAATTTAAATATACTACACAGGACATACCATAACATAATGTCAAACTAGCACACAGGATTTCAGTAACTACCATTACGATTACTGTCACTACAATAGTGCAAAGAAAGGtacataataaaaaaactaaaaaataatgaaacatgAATAAATGTCATAACCCTTatgagtataaagcggttcagaaaatgagatgagatgagacaactaAATGATTGATGGGTTAATTAGACATAATGTCAAGTCAGTGGTATGACCATATAATCTACCAATGAAAACTTGAGCACGCAAGTAATTTGCTGAAAGTAGGTGTGTGCCAGCAACTGCAAGGGAAAATTTCTAGGCATCAGTGCACCTGCCAAAATTCAAAACCTCAATTATTTTAACGTTTAATGATAGCTTAACGATTAAATATATTGCATTTGACGCCCACACACTACGGTTCTCGCTTCAGCTTAAAAGTTCAAATCTAAATGTGCCCATGGTCATTATTAATTACATGTCCTTATATCAGAGCTGGAAGATAATGTGTTGAAAATGCCCTTTTTGAAAGTAGTCTAGTTGGTCTTTTTCCAAAGCTGTGCATAAATGTTGTATGCTAAGCTCTATGGAGTCATAATATTATGACCAAAGCCAACATAACTTACACTGGAGAAGCAAATCTGTTTACTTTGATTCATTTACctacataaaagaaaaatctttatttGCACCGGCTAACTTTTATAAAACACGTTCGTAAATGCACTTTCCACACTGAAGGCGCAGATGCATATCAACATTTGTACTGTATTACGTATTTCTAAACACGTTCGTAAATTGACTTTCCACACTTGAGGTGCAGATGAAGGTCAACATTTGTACTGTATTATTTCTGCGTCCTAATATTTCAAGTCACTTGTCATGACTTTTCAACATTTGATTTACATACTGGATGTTTTCACACTATTGAATTGATGGTGAACTCGAATCTTGAATGAATATAAACTGAGTTTATCTGGCTATTAGTCAGCCGTCACAGCGGTGCAAAATTACAATAAAGAATAAAAGCTCTGCCTTTTCTACTTCACAAGAGGTTGGGTGTGTCACTACCTCAGAGTATGCCTGTtacaacctgtttttttatttcttcagtgCTACATGAGTTCATGCATTCCTTCTTGggcctgttttaaaaaaacatgcagcataTTCCATGACTACTTTGCTGAAATTGCAATTCCTTTATCAACGTAACCTACACCACTATTATTATTTACtgcatatattattatatatgactGTATACAAGAATAGGGCAGTATGGTAGACACATGATCAGCACGTGTGCCTCACACTTCTGAATTTTATGTCTGAATCTGGGCTCAGGATTTCTTGTGTTGAGCTTTCATGCACTCTGGGAATCAAATAGATTCAAAAGGTTATACATGTCAGATTGATTATCAAAATTGTTATATGTAAAAGAAAGTGCCCACACTGTAATCCGAGCCCCTCCTGGATATGAAGGAAACTAATTTCTGCCACTTTTATCTGGGATCTTATTCTTTTAGTCACGACTGACAGCTTGTGACCATAAGTGAGGGTAGAAACGTAAATCGACTAGTAAAAACTAACGTTCTGATGCAGAGATTAATCTATTAATGATATTTATGTGAACATCTTAATTATTTCTCACAATAATTATTGACATGATTTCTTCATTGTCATGGGGTTTAATACCACAGGTAAGATATATTTCTTGAACTGTCTGAACAGTTTGGGCAACCTGGTGCCTGGCACATGCAACAATTTGCAGTGGCTCAATGTTTTTATCTGAAAAGCGTGATAAGACCTGTCTAATAGAAAATTGATCATCTGCACGCAATCCTCATACTTTGCGTTAATATAGCTCAAGAGCTGAACGTGTGACTGTGCGCTTAATTCCTTGTCTTCCGCAAGTTCCTTGGTACGTGGCGGCTTGATTTCTTGACTTAAGAAAAACCTATGGTACAGCTCCTTCTAGTGGCTTGACACATGTATTGCCTATATGACGGAACTGATCTTGGCTGACTAACGTTACAATAAGCAGTAATGTTTTAGTTTCCCATTTGTTCATCTAAGATCCACGACAAATAGAAACAGCCGACTCCTTATGAACTTTTAATAATGGTGTGATTTTTCTTGTCAGATTCAATTGTAATCAGGTGAATGGAGATTATTCAGCCACAGCTTCAGCCTCCACTTGCTCTTCAACAGTAGTAGCGGCCTCGGTGGCAGCGggcacctcctcctccttcttctcttCACTGGTGCTCCCCACAGTTTCTGTTGTAGCTACTGCAGTGGTGGTGGCGCTGTTTCCCTCCGCTGTCTCCGGGGCAGACACGGAATCGCCGTTTGTCTTGACAGTGCCAAATGAGTTGCTGACGTAGGACAGGGTACGAGCGCTGTCCAGGCTACATGCATTGTATTTTACAGctgtcaattaaaaaataattgttttttttaacttgtatgCACATGGATATTTATGGTTTATCACACTTTAGAATAATGGAATACATACTGCTTATCTTGGACACATTGATGTTGATCCCAGCGACCAACCTTAAGAGACACAGGCACATTAATTAAGAAACATAACAGAGACAAAGTTGAAGGAAAAAAGTATGACACTCCAACATCACACCTGTCTTCCTCCCCTTCCAGAAGTTTCCTGTATGTGGCGATTTCAATGTCCAGTGCAAGCTTCACATTCATCAGTTCCTGGTATTGGCGGACCTGCAGGGCCATGTCCCGCTTGGCCCTCTGAAGAGCCTCCTCCAGATCTCTTATACGGAGTTTGGCATCCTTCACTGCCAGCTCACCGCGCTCCTCAACTTCAGCAATTTGAGCCTCCAGATTAGCTCTCTAATAATAGAATAGTGattatttagggttttttttattacctctGTTTCTAAGAGTGAGTCATGAGCAGGATTTTCCAAAAActcaaaatgaatgcatggaCTAAATGGAAGATTGGGTATATTACATGTTTTCCATAATTACTGTTGAAAATCACATGATTTCTGGAGACTAAGATGAGTCATATGCAGGAGGTGGTAAAAACTAACCATTAGCGATTTGAGCCTCACCTGTGCTTTAACCATGTCGATTTCGGCCTGTAGCCTCATTATTCTGCGGTTCATGTCAGCGATCTCTGTCTTGGTTAACTTCAGGTCTTCGCCGCATTTACCAGCGGACTGCTGCATCTCGGCATACTGGGCGGACAtatgaaaatacaatatttgtgGGTTGGTCAAGTTGACTTGGCTACATTGTATGACTTAGTATAGTGGGAAAAATGCCTTTGTGATGAAAAACTGATTTACTCACAGACTACAAGGTACAATGGGAAAATAAATAGATGAACCACTACACTAGCACTGCTATGCCCCGTCATGCCCCGAAAtgccaataaaaaaattaattggtttggAGTAACCAGGAAAAAATTATCACCAAACCTTGAGTCTACAGTATCATGCCCCTGATAAAGCATCACTGATATATTAAGGAGTAAGAGTGTTAAGAACTTTGGAATTTAATAATAACCTTTATCTATGTATTCAGAAATACATTGTTAGCCCGTCCAAATAAGCTAGATATTACAGACcaaagttattttaaaattgtttatttttatatctaaTTCGacattaattttgtatttatttatttgcttttaggtatgagtgtgagtgtgaatgccaGTTTCTCTCattatgccctgcaattggctgctaACCATTTAgggcagaggtctccaaaccggtcctggagggccgctgtgggtgcaggtttttgttccaaccgatccaacacaaacagtttaaccaatgaggtttctgctgaaaaagaagcacctgactgcaatccactgattgcacttctagagtaccagattggtggaaaggttttctcttaccggttggaacgaaaacctgcacccactgcggccctttctggaatagttttggggaccactgcctactgcccaaagttggctggaataggttTTAGTACCCCCGagacgcttgtgaggataagcggtccagaaaaaaatgaatgtttaagACTACCTTGTTCTTGTACCATGATTCAGCCTCAGCTCTGCTACGATTAGCAATGTCTTCATACTGGGCACGCGCTTCAGCAACAATGGCATCCAAGTCGAGTTTACGGCTGTTGTCCATCTCCACGATGACTGATATGTCCTTGATCTGGCTTTGTAGCTCAGCGATTTCCTGCATGGGGACACAAATGTGAGATTTAAATACAGATGCTCCCTGTACTTTAGATATAAGTGACTAAAGAATGTAATTTTGTTACAGCATCAAAAATCTGCCTCAGGAAATCAAGCTCATCAGATAATCCATCAAGTTTGGCCTCCAATTCTGCTTTGATCAAGTATGCAGCATCGGTGTCCTACATTGCAACAGAGTAAATTGTTCAGTACACTATATAACTGTGAATAGCCTTTGAGTTGGAAAACATGAATTAGTGCgacagaaatgtaaaaaaaatggacaaaagatATCAACACACCTTCTTCAAGAGGACAAAGTTGTTCTCGCATTCATTGCGCTTGTTGATCTCATCTTCATacctaaaaaatgaataaaataaagtcaaatGCAAACACAGTATTAAACAAAGAATGTGTCATAATCATATTTATCTTACATATActaataagtagtcaatgtatatttattcattcatctttcataccacccatcctcgaaagggttgcgggggttgccggagcagactacaccctagactggtcgccagtcagtcgtagggtacatagagagacaaacgaccatccacgctcacaatcatacgccaccagtgggaattgagcccgtgcatggccgcaccaaagtcaggcaagtgaacctctacaccactaGGCGGCATCTATGTTTAAATAAGTATACATTCCCTGTTTTCCGTCAATTAGGattaacaaaatgatttataTTTCCAAAGAAATTGGTCATTATCCGTAAAATGTGAATggtattttaattgaaaaagaagaagggaaaaaaaatctactattATGTATGGCTTCTTTAGTGCGTGTGTGACACTGCCGTTGTATTATGAATTGCATCTATAGCAGAGAAACGGTATTTCATTGAAATAGCAACATCATCTCACTTGGTCTTGAAGTCCTCAACCAGACCTGACATGTGATGCAGTTCAGAATCCAGTTTGATCTTTTCATGGCCCAAACAGTCCAGTTGCTTGCGCAGGTTGGCGATGTAGGCTTCATACATGGCATCAATGTTGGAGCATGCTGGGGCTTGCTCCTGCAGGAGCTTCCATTTGGTCTCAAGCATTTTGTTCTGTTGTTCCAGAAAGCGTACCTACAGGATAAGACCATTAttaaataacaatatttttagAAAGGCGGCCTCATAGACTAATTGGGA contains the following coding sequences:
- the LOC144075578 gene encoding keratin, type II cytoskeletal 8-like → MSLKDSSHPTSLLKNPETMSARAVKTTTFSTLSTSRGPTHGFSSRSFSGYGGRGVGAARQSCVVRGSYGGVGSSGAAIGVGGFKVVGGYVAGGSAQRAGGLEYGYVGFGGGMGGGLAQEVVAPITEVTVNKSLLAPLNLDFDPTIQAVRIQEKEEIKTLNNRFASFIDKVRFLEQQNKMLETKWKLLQEQAPACSNIDAMYEAYIANLRKQLDCLGHEKIKLDSELHHMSGLVEDFKTKYEDEINKRNECENNFVLLKKDTDAAYLIKAELEAKLDGLSDELDFLRQIFDAEIAELQSQIKDISVIVEMDNSRKLDLDAIVAEARAQYEDIANRSRAEAESWYKNKYAEMQQSAGKCGEDLKLTKTEIADMNRRIMRLQAEIDMVKAQRANLEAQIAEVEERGELAVKDAKLRIRDLEEALQRAKRDMALQVRQYQELMNVKLALDIEIATYRKLLEGEEDRLVAGININVSKISTVKYNACSLDSARTLSYVSNSFGTVKTNGDSVSAPETAEGNSATTTAVATTETVGSTSEEKKEEEVPAATEAATTVEEQVEAEAVAE